A genomic segment from Anticarsia gemmatalis isolate Benzon Research Colony breed Stoneville strain chromosome 12, ilAntGemm2 primary, whole genome shotgun sequence encodes:
- the LOC142977243 gene encoding uncharacterized protein LOC142977243 — protein sequence MGSQSTKIIRTSKMASPAVDVQQFIKDAISKDKVVIFSKSYCPYCDMAKKVFAQVKQPAKVYELDERDDGASIQDNLAQITGFRTVPQVFINGNCVGGGTDVKALHSSGKLAPMLIG from the exons ATGGGTTCCCAGTCCACCAAAATCATTCGTACCTCCAAAATGGCGAGTCCTGCTGTAGATGTTCAACAATTCATCAAAGATGCTATTTCTAAAGACAAAGTTGTGATTTTTTCGAAGTCATACTGCCCTTACTGCGACATGGCAAAAAAA gtGTTTGCCCAAGTGAAGCAGCCCGCTAAGGTTTACGAGTTGGATGAGAGAGACGATGGCGCATCAATCCAGGATAACCTAGCCCAAATTACTGGGTTCAGGACT gtgCCCCAGGTCTTCATCAACGGCAACTGCGTGGGCGGCGGCACTGACGTTAAGGCTCTACATTCATCTGGCAAACTGGCACCCATGCTCAtcggataa
- the LOC142977127 gene encoding putative ATP-dependent RNA helicase DHX57, with protein MDYQSRQLAEDFFLREPVDARIRKPKNEPEEDPHPNLKVEMQTIRLNPDSQKLVLDTLRFIHGPDFKLGSASLYKDKGSNLGNRYWMERGNLIVQGGCDYSITSKPEIETSEARLRAFALAKLEKYNFHKVHCAEALEVAAESIDKGLEILFLKYFKLDLQDKPEEVPSNAELLEMRMDEKAVLESIYDTSFNIKDNNVWTVKLNLDYITKMYVKEEVVRKKTNYNSSLKTKPKEVCKLFLKGPCRFGAKCKFLHEVKEEKPVTDHLDTKDDLKVTYELEVRFPEDTVYPYQPPLLFFKSENRTEIIPQLTFLKVTAKLLDEAKILAQDGIPSIYSLVELLNNEEDIKNFIQFDTRQFPDPGDTLFPQLIENSDLSKENLPSHYKKGENKDHRSNINFKEVLRENKEIAKRWTEKRSNDRYNRMMAARRKLPAWQKRNEILNTIKKSQVVVISGETGCGKSTQVPQYILDNWLDNFNKDGPDHVEIVCTQPRRISAIGVADRVAEERVEKTGQVVGYQIRLESKVSSKTRLSFCTTGILLRRLEYDPQLKSVTHILVDEVHERSEESDFLLLILRDLVKVRKDLTVILMSATLNADLFSEYFDNIPVLEIPGRTFPVEQLFLEDIMEMTNYVLEENGPYARKIKKGEKKQDLETELETCDVRAESNEPPKVSIRDDHLNISQMVARYPKCSKTTCKNMYLMDMEKINLELIEHVLTYIVSGEHRWPREGAILIFLPGIAEIMSLHDQLAESHTFSPKTGNYVLVPLHSTLSSEEQASVFKKPRPGVRKIVLSTNIAETSVTIDDCVFVIDCGRMKEKRFDSNRNMESLDLVWCSRANAKQRKGRAGRVMPGVCVHLFTSHRFHHHILEQPVPEIHRVPLEQLVLKIKILPLFQDMSIHEVLGKTVEPPTKQNIDGALSRLQDVGALDKGFCLTALGKHLAALPVDVRIGKLMLFGAIFCCVDSALTMAAFLSHKSPFVAPFGKKGEADAKRREFACSNSDQLTTLRAYRKWQQAMKSSTHAALVFASENFLSHKTLLMLADIKHQLLGLLASIGFVPDMPALRKKMRKDSVANFTGEELNSNGNNDKLLAAILCAALYPNVVKVLTPEKSFHMQAGGAIPRQPTPDELKFKTKSDGYVALHPSSVNSTIGYFSSPYLVYQEKVKTSRVFIRECSMVPQLPLVLFSGCNLSVELHNGTFIVSLEDGWIMFQVEKHEVAEMLKTIRVELINLLEEKINDPSLNLLHYEKGNRIIKTIVQIVTKD; from the exons ATGGATTATCAAAGCAGGCAGTTAGCTGAAGATTTCTTCCTACGGGAGCCTGTGGACGCTCGGATACG AAAGCCTAAAAATGAGCCCGAAGAAGATCCTCATCCTAACCTTAAGGTGGAAATGCAAACTATTCGCCTCAATCCAGATTCTCAGAAGCTTGTTTTGGATACTCTCAGGTTTATTCATGGTCCAGATTTTAAACTTGGGAGTGCCAGCTTGTATAAA GACAAAGGTTCAAACTTGGGTAACCGCTACTGGATGGAAAGAGGAAACCTTATTGTACAAGGTGGATGTGATTATTCAATAACTAGCAAACCTGAGATAGAGACCTCAGAGGCAAGGCTTAGAGCATTTGCATTGGCTAAATTGGAGAA GTATAACTTTCACAAAGTACACTGTGCAGAAGCATTAGAAGTTGCAGCAGAGAGTATAGACAAAGGACTTGAAATactctttttaaaatacttcaaattaGACCTGCAGGATAAACCAGAGGAAGTACCATCAAATGCAGAACTCCTTGAAATGCGAATGGACGAAAAAGCAGTTCTAGAGTCAATTTATGACACTAGTTTCaatattaaagataataatgtCTGGACTGTTAAATTAAACCTTGATTACAttactaaaatgtatgtaaaagagGAAGTTGTCCGCAAGAAAACAAACTACAATAGTAGCTTGAAAACTAAACCGAAAGAAGTCTGCAAACTGTTTCTCAAAGGTCCTTGTAGATTTGGTGCTAAGTGTAAATTTCTACATGaagtaaaagaagaaaaacCAGTGACCGATCACTTAGATACAAAAGATGATTTGAAAGTCACTTATGAATTAGAAGTACGGTTTCCTGAAGACACAGTATATCCATACCAACCACcgttattattctttaaatcaGAAAACCGTACAGAAATAATCCCTCAACTAACGTTTCTAAAAGTGACCGCAAAATTGTTAGATGAAGCTAAAATACTAGCACAAGATGGTATACCAAGTATATACTCTTTAGTTGAATTATTGAACAATGAAGAAGATATAaagaatttcatacaatttgATACTAGACAATTTCCCGATCCAGGGGACACATTGTTTCCGCAGTTAATAGAAAATTCCGATTTAAGTAAAGAGAATTTACCTTCCCATTATAAAAAAGGTGAGAATAAGGATCATAGGTCTAATATAAACTTCAAAGAGGTGCTTAGAGAAAATAAAGAGATAGCTAAACGGTGGACAGAGAAGCGTAGTAATGATAGGTATAATAGAATGATGGCTGCTAGAAGAAAATTGCCTGCTTGGCAGAAGAGAAACGAAATATtgaatactattaaaaaatctCAG GTGGTAGTTATTAGTGGTGAAACAGGTTGTGGTAAAAGCACACAAGTTCCCCAATACATATTGGACAACTGGTTGGACAACTTCAACAAAGATGGTCCGGACCACGTCGAGATCGTGTGCACTCAGCCGAGACGAATATCAGCTATTGGTGTCGCTGATAGAGTGGCTGAAGAACGAGTGGAGAAGACTGGGCAGGTTGTGGGTTATCAG ATAAGATTAGAAAGCAAAGTCTCCTCAAAAACTCGTCTATCATTTTGCACAACAGGTATTTTGCTCCGAAGGTTAGAATACGATCCTCAATTGAAATCAGTCACTCACATATTGGTAGATGAAGTCCACGAGAGGTCCGAGGAGAGTGACTTTCTGCTACTCATCTTGAGGGACCTTGTCAAAGTGAGGAAAGACTTGACCGTCATACTTATGAGTGCTACTTTAAATGCTGATTTGTTTTCGGAGTACTTCGATAATATACCAGTACTGGAAATACCAG gtagaACATTCCCCGTAGAGCAATTGTTTTTGGAAGACATCATGGAAATGacaaattatgttttagaaGAAAACGGACCTTACgcaaggaaaattaaaaaag GTGAAAAGAAGCAAGACCTGGAAACGGAACTGGAGACCTGTGACGTCAGAGCAGAGTCTAACGAACCGCCTAAAGTGTCGATACGAGATGACCATCTGAACATCAGTCAGATGGTAGCGCGGTACCCCAAGTGCAGTAAGACTACTTGCAAGAATATGTACCTTATGGATATGGAGAAG ATAAACTTGGAGTTAATAGAGCACGTGCTCACGTACATAGTGAGTGGTGAGCACCGCTGGCCGCGGGAGGGCGCCATACTCATATTCCTGCCCGGTATCGCCGAGATCATGTCACTACACGACCAACTCGCTGAGAGCCATACTTTCAGTCCCAA GACCGGTAACTACGTCTTAGTCCCGCTTCACTCAACATTATCCAGCGAGGAACAAGCGTCAGTGTTCAAGAAGCCAAGGCCGGGAGTTCGTAAGATAGTACTGTCTACCAACATAGCGGAGACATCCGTCACGATAGACGATTGTGTGTTCGTTATTGACTGCGGGAGAATGAAGGAGAAAAG ATTCGACTCAAACCGCAACATGGAATCCCTCGACCTAGTATGGTGTTCGCGCGCCAACGCTAAACAACGCAAAGGTCGCGCCGGTCGAGTGATGCCCGGCGTTTGCGTGCATCTGTTCACGTCGCACCGCTTCCACCATCACATACTGGAACAACCCGTCCCTGAGATACATAGAGTGCCGTTAGAACAGCTTGTGTTGAAGATTAAGATACTGCCGCTGTTCCAAGATATGAGTATACATGAGGTTTTAG gTAAAACAGTAGAACCACCAACAAAACAGAACATAGACGGGGCACTCTCCCGGCTACAAGACGTCGGGGCGTTAGACAAAGGTTTCTGCCTCACCGCGCTCGGCAAGCACTTGGCCGCGCTCCCGGTGGACGTGCGGATCGGCAAGCTCATGCTGTTCGGAGCTATATTCTGTTGTGTGGACTCCGCGCTCACTATGGCAGCGTTTTTAAGTCATAAAAGTCCGTTTGTTGCGCCTTTTGGGAAGAAG gGTGAAGCAGATGCGAAACGAAGAGAATTCGCGTGTTCTAACAGTGACCAGTTAACAACGTTAAGAGCATACAGG AAATGGCAGCAAGCAATGAAGAGCAGTACGCACGCGGCGCTAGTGTTTGCTAGCGAGAACTTCCTCTCTCACAAGACATTACTCATGTTGGCTGACATCAAACACCAGCTGTTAGGACTCCTAGCATCTATTGGGTTCGTGCCAGACATGCCCGCGCTCAGGAAAAAGATGAGGAAGGATTCCGTCGCTAATTTTACTGGAGAAGAG TTAAACAGCAACGGAAATAACGATAAGCTGCTGGCGGCTATTTTGTGTGCAGCTTTATATCCAAATGTTGTGAAG GTGTTAACTCCAGAGAAATCATTTCACATGCAAGCCGGCGGCGCGATCCCCCGGCAGCCGACGCCCGACGAGCTCAAGTTCAAGACCAAGAGCGATGGCTACGTGGCGCTACACCCCTCCTCTGTCAACTCCACTATAGGATACTTTAGCAGCCCTTACTTGGTGTACCAGGAGAAA GTGAAAACTAGCCGTGTGTTTATCAGGGAATGTTCAATGGTGCCTCAACTACCTCTGGTTTTGTTCTCCG GTTGTAATCTGTCCGTGGAGTTGCACAACGGAACATTTATCGTGTCATTAGAAGATGGCTGGATTATGTTCCAAGTTGAAAAACACGAa